The Candidatus Hydrogenedentota bacterium DNA window CACGGCGTAGTCCACCACGGTCTCCCCGGCGAAGGCCACCAGCGGCAGCCCGCCCAGACGCCACACCTGCACCGGGAAGGGATACGACACGCGCAGGGGCCGCCCGGCGTCCAGTTCGGCGAGCATCTCCAGCGCGGCCTGGCGCATGTACCCCTTGTCCGTGTCCCGGATGCCCTCCAGTTTCCCGCGGGAAATGGGCGTTTCGAGCAGCAGCTCGACCTCGCTGCGGGCCGCGGCGAGGGACGGCTCAAGCGGGGTCATCGGCTCCGCCAGGGCGCACTCCACCGCGCCGGCCAGTTCCGCGCCGTACTTCTTCGCCAGGGACAGGGTCCGCCGGGGCAGGGGATTCTGGTTTGCGCCGCATCCCTGGAAAAAGAGCGCCGTCACGCCGGGATGGGCCTCCTCCAGCGCGGCCTGGGCGAAGCCCGCGTAGTCCCCGCACCACTTCAAGCCGTCCAGCACTGTGTTGTGGCAGGCGTAGCCGAAGAGGAGCGCGCGGACCGCGCCGTCCGCGTCCGTCACCCGCAGCACCGGCACCGCATGGTCCACCGGCCCGTTGAAGTCGTGCGTGGCGAGAATCTCCGCCTCCTTGTTGTTCCGCCGGTTCACGGCGAATCGCGCGACACCGTTGGCGGCCTCCAGCCGGGCCGGGGCCAGGCTGGCCAGCGCGGCCAGCCCCGCCGATACCACCTTTTCCTCCAGCAGGGCGGTGTTCCGCCGGATTTTTTCCCTTTCTGTGTCGTCCAGGGGATAGATGCACATAAGCGAGCCGTCCACCACCGGCCCGGAGTGGGTGTGCGAACTGTTCAGGATGACCCGCGCCGCGTCCAGACTGGCCTCCTTTTCAAAGCGTGCCAGAATCCGGTCCGAGAGCGATTTGGGGAATCCGAGAATGTCGCTGGTGATGATGAGTCCCCGGTTTCCGGCGGCATCCTCGACGGCGAGGGCCTTGACCCAGAGCGGGTGGATGGTCCCCTCCGCCGGGCGCGTGCGCGCGGCGTAGCCCGCCAGCCACATGCTTTCGGCGGGGGTGATGTCCTCCCGCGCCACTCCGGCCCTCCAGCCGTCCCCCGCCGCCGACAGGGTCATCACGGCGGCCAATAATGATGCGGTCAACATGCCCATGGTGCGGCTCCTATGTGTTGCGGTGCGCCCCTGAAGGGTAGAGAAAACCGCGCCGGGTGTCAAACCCGCCCCGGCCCGCCCTTTGACTTCCCGCCGCCGAAGCCCCTATAATTCGCGCTCCACGGAGAGATGACCGAGTGGTTGAAGGTGCACGCTTGGAAAGCGTGTGTGCGCGGAAGCGTACCGAGGGTTCGAATCCCTCTCTCTCCGCCATTTTGACCTTTCTCCG harbors:
- a CDS encoding neutral/alkaline non-lysosomal ceramidase N-terminal domain-containing protein; protein product: MGMLTASLLAAVMTLSAAGDGWRAGVAREDITPAESMWLAGYAARTRPAEGTIHPLWVKALAVEDAAGNRGLIITSDILGFPKSLSDRILARFEKEASLDAARVILNSSHTHSGPVVDGSLMCIYPLDDTEREKIRRNTALLEEKVVSAGLAALASLAPARLEAANGVARFAVNRRNNKEAEILATHDFNGPVDHAVPVLRVTDADGAVRALLFGYACHNTVLDGLKWCGDYAGFAQAALEEAHPGVTALFFQGCGANQNPLPRRTLSLAKKYGAELAGAVECALAEPMTPLEPSLAAARSEVELLLETPISRGKLEGIRDTDKGYMRQAALEMLAELDAGRPLRVSYPFPVQVWRLGGLPLVAFAGETVVDYAVHAKAMLGPEAFVMGYSNDVMSYIPTAAIVREGGYEGDSSQMIYGMPAKWREDIEERILGALRGAAEGAGLSPKE